Proteins from a single region of Cydia pomonella isolate Wapato2018A chromosome 13, ilCydPomo1, whole genome shotgun sequence:
- the LOC133524555 gene encoding uncharacterized protein LOC133524555 has product MTDKICSWPAVYDGNLAFLTSNIIQVIQAKTLLRLPRHCSASGMFAAAHTDEFHAIIRKRVVSLMRRCLIDQCSEASFITESAAQLLGLNKVSHKSTVTGLGGEESSPVNSKAVVKVKISSLLEPDFEVNVHAHVLGKVTSNRPRKRIVIDSWSELSKLNLADSTFNIPGKIDLLLGGEVYGQILLNEMIKAPQGALIAQRTSLGWIVSGPTHLGESEIRKSVSVNHIHLDENELLKKFWELEADHITTDPKQHYTEDEKKCEEFFTATTERDSTGRYIVKLPFRDQDPSCKHGNFVPIATRRLNQLEKRFAKDPEMKKRYTDVINEYLELEHMEEVPPGQENNPDAVYLPHHAVIRDDKSTSKLRVVYDASCPGSNGVSLNQDLLVGPTLQPVLRHTILRWRCHPICLVADIVKMYRQVKVHEDDVDFQRILWRENSGEKIKHLRLLRVTFGTASAPHLAVRALQQIAHDEGSQYPNAADRVLKHFYVDDLLTGCESVEEGKVVYQEMNELLKNGGFELQKWSSNNEELMRYMKETDGKEEGSLQLKIDVVMKILGLVWNRRNDEFEYSVQLPPLKVPVTKRSVISDISRLFDPLGWLAPVIIVAKIFIQKLWLSGIEWDDEVPPQLLKNWLNYRESLNQLTEFKLPRWNNARSNVTAELQGFCDASNEAFAAVVYLRTVDEEGKVHVSLITSKTKVAPIKQISIPRLELCGAVLLSKLLVEVADVMSISKANIHAWTDSTVVISWLNSRPNRWKTFVANRVSEIITSVEPHQWSHVSSKDNPADCASRGTQHLSKEELWIEGPSWLKNKEISYKKPNIKDTNLEEKSTKACFVNTCVSE; this is encoded by the exons ATGACTGAcaaaatatgctcctggcccgcggtctacgATGGCAACCTAGCTTTCCTAACGTCTAATATTATACAGGTTATACAGGCTAA GACCCTGCTGCGGCTGCCCCGGCATTGCAGCGCATCGGGTATGTTTGCGGCCGCACACACCGATGAGTTCCACGCCATCATCCGCAAGAGGGTGGTGTCTCTCATGCGCAG ATGTTTAATCGACCAATGCTCGGAAGCCTCTTTTATAACGGAGTCTGCAGCACAACTGCTGGGACTAAACAAGGTTTCCCACAAGAGCACAGTCACGGGTCTAGGCGGTGAAGAGAGTTCACCTGTGAACTCTAAGGCGGTGGTAAAGGTAAAAATTTCATCACTCCTAGAACCTGACTTTGAAGTGAACGTGCATGCTCATGTTTTGGGCAAGGTAACATCGAATCGGCCGAGAAAACGTATTGTCATTGATTCGTGGTCTGAACtgtctaaattaaatttagcagATTCCACATTCAACATTCCCGGCAAAATCGACTTGCTCCTAGGAGGAGAGGTGTACGGTCAAATACTTTTAAACGAAATGATCAAAGCTCCACAGGGAGCACTCATCGCTCAGCGAACGTCTTTAGGCTGGATCGTTTCAGGGCCAACTCACTTAGGTGAGTCGGAAATTCGTAAAAGCGTTAGCGTTAACCACATTCATTTAGATGAAAATGAGTTACTCAAAAAATTTTGGGAGCTCGAGGCTGACCACATTACGACAGATCCCAAGCAACATTACACTGAAGACGAGAAGAAATGTGAAGAATTTTTTACTGCTACCACTGAACGTGATAGCACAGGTAGATATATTGTGAAACTACCATTTCGTGATCAAGATCCCAGTTGCAAACACGGAAACTTTGTGCCTATTGCAACTAGGCGTCTCAACCAATTAGAAAAGAGGTTCGCAAAAGATCCTGAAATGAAGAAACGCTACACAGATGTCATCAATGAATATCTTGAGCTAGAACACATGGAAGAAGTTCCCCCAGGACAGGAGAACAACCCAGATGCAGTTTACTTGCCACATCATGCTGTCATCCGAGATGACAAATCCACGTCAAAGCTTCGGGTAGTTTATGACGCGTCTTGTCCTGGCTCTAATGGCGTATCCTTAAATCAAGACCTATTAGTAGGTCCAACTCTGCAACCTGTTTTGCGTCATACCATCCTTCGTTGGCGTTGCCATCCTATATGTCTGGTAGCAGACATTGTTAAAATGTACAGGCAGGTGAAAGTGCACGAAGACGATGTAGATTTTCAACGCATCCTATGGCGTGAAAACTCGGGGGAGAAGATAAAGCACTTGAGACTGCTCCGAGTCACTTTTGGTACGGCATCAGCACCCCATCTCGCAGTGCGTGCTCTTCAGCAAATAGCCCACGATGAAGGATCACAGTATCCAAATGCTGCTGATAGGGTCCTCAAGCATTTTTATGTAGATGATTTGTTAACAGGGTGTGAATCTGTAGAAGAGGGTAAAGTAGTGTACCAAGAGATGAATGAACTTTTGAAAAATGGTGGATTCGAATTACAGAAATGGAGCAGTAATAATGAAGAATTAATGCGTTACATGAAAGAAACTGATGGCAAAGAGGAAGGAAGTCTCCAGTTGAAGATAGACGTTGTCATGAAAATTCTGGGACTGGTCTGGAATCGCAGAAATGACGAATTTGAATATTCGGTACAGCTTCCTCCACTCAAAGTTCCTGTAACAAAAAGAAGTGTCATATCTGACATATCAAGGCTGTTTGATCCACTTGGTTGGTTAGCTCCAGTGATCATAGTGGCTAAGATTTTCATCCAGAAATTGTGGCTTTCGGGAATCGAATGGGATGATGAAGTTCCACCACAATTACTGAAGAATTGGCTAAACTACAGAGAAAGTCTAAACCAACTTACCGAATTCAAGCTGCCTAGGTGGAACAACGCTAGATCCAATGTAACTGCGGAACTTCAGGGATTCTGCGACGCTTCTAATGAAGCGTTTGCTGCTGTTGTGTACTTGAGGACTGTAGATGAAGAAGGAAAGGTGCACGTGTCACTGATCACGTCCAAAACTAAAGTGGCTCCTATCAAACAAATTTCTATTCCACGACTGGAATTGTGTGGGGCTGTGTTACTCAGCAAATTGCTAGTTGAAGTAGCCGACGTTATGAGTATCAGCAAGGCAAACATTCATGCATGGACTGACTCCACAGTGGTCATTTCTTGGCTAAATAGTCGTCCAAATCGATGGAAAACTTTTGTCGCCAACCGTGTATCTGAAATAATAACATCAGTTGAGCCGCACCAATGGTCCCATGTCTCTTCGAAAGATAATCCTGCAGACTGCGCGTCTAGAGGTACACAGCACCTGAGTAAAGAAGAACTCTGGATAGAAGGTCCGTCGTGgctgaaaaataaagaaattagctACAAAAAACCAAACATAAAGGACACGAACTTAGAAGAAAAAAGCACTAAAGCATGCTTCGTGAATACTTGTG